The following are encoded in a window of Psilocybe cubensis strain MGC-MH-2018 chromosome 4, whole genome shotgun sequence genomic DNA:
- a CDS encoding Transcription elongation regulator 1 produces MSALPYLGIAIPPLPQGWTEHLGPNGQPYYYNAVTRESTYIRPTPQISPIQPKKASKKEKPLLKTPIPGTDWLKVTTTEGNIFYSHKVRKESVWVVPDELKPALDALQAKENESRGKSAQKTKETTSIAKRKADDTVPISEVVLNKKAKVDEEGEEEDESESEEDNNEEDEEDWQREAAQQLAKEAEEERQRIRDTEKQREAEAEAQRTQVALKVAIPDRVDLSPEEGKALFKTLLREKDINPLHPWDKSLPKFISDPRYVLLQSVTARREAFDEYCKERSRELRQSAVKKDKEMANPKEDFERLLKEEVKSTRTSWTDFRRSWKKDRRFYGWGRDDKEREKRFREFLKELGELKREAAQKAERNFFALLKEHPFVTEGIAWKDAKKKIYKDPRYDAVGSSTLREELFNTFIKDRGFQHKPEQNAALQPNSPTTYGQAEGEEREERRKKAVKEREEKVNAERRRLDADIERSKMGIDKEEGERTFRTLLTDAIRESQVTWDDIVPQLKTDLRFTNSPLSLNHQLRLFHEHLSHLRDKQLTGLHALFEAHAPSLATKFHTLPLETILSSAPAKKLGYNIDQIEADFDKWQRERTTAARIAFDEMMEENSFVEFWGRLRKIGGEDVAGNLQIEGDDIGEDGEDKVDMKALAKNIDIREMENVLKHDKRYITFEHIPDERERWIRDYISRLSAPKLSVHVDG; encoded by the exons ATGTCCGCTCTACCCTATCTGGGGATTGCAATTCCCCCACTACCGCAAGGATGGACTGAACATCTCG GACCCAATGGCCAGCCATATTATTACAATGCAGTGACGCGTGAATCAACATATATTCGCCCTACTCCACAGATTTCTCCCATACAACCGAAAAAAGCcagcaaaaaagagaaaccGCTTTTAAAAACACCAATTCCAGGCACTGATTGGCTTAAAGTGACGACTACGGAAGGCAATATATTTTACTCTCATAAAGTTAGGAAAGAAAGTGTATGGGTTGTTCCAGACGAATTAAAACCTGCCCTGGATGCCCTTCAAGCAAAAGAGAATGAGAGTCGTGGAAAGTCAGCGCAGAAGACGAAAGAAACGACCAGCATCGCGAAACGAAAAGCAGATGATACTGTTCCCATCAGCGAGGTGGTCCTGAATAAGAAGGCTAAAGTGGatgaggaaggagaagaagaagacgaaagcgaaagcgaagAGGATAAcaatgaggaagatgaagaagattgGCAACGTGAAGCTGCCCAACAACTTGCCAAAGAAGCTGAAGAGGAACGTCAGCGAATTCGAGACACAGAGAAGCAGAGagaagcagaggcagaggctcAACGGACTCAAGTGGCCTTGAAAGTGGCTATTCCTGACAGGGTCGACCTTTCCCCTGAAGAAGGCAAAGCGCTCTTTAAG ACATTGCTCCGTGAGAAGGATATTAACCCGTTGCATCCATGGGACAAGTCTCTTCCTAAGTTTATCTCTGATCCCCGATATGTTCTTCTGCAGTCTGTGACGGCGCGGCGCGAAGCCTTTGACGAATATTGCAAAGAACGCTCTCGGGAACTACGCCAATCTGCtgtcaaaaaagacaaagaaatggCCAACCCAAAGGAGGACTTCGAACGGCTTTTAAAGGAGGAAGTTAAGAGCACAAGAACAAGCTGGACCGATTTTAGAAGATCATGGAAAAAAGATCGCCGGTTTTATGGATGGGGCCGAGatgacaaagaaagagagaaacgCTTCAGGGAGTTTTTGAAGGAACTGGGCGAAC TCAAAAGGGAGGCCGCACAAAAAGCTGAGAGGAATTTCTTCGCTCTCCTCAAAGAACATCCATTTGTTACTGAAGGTATTGCTTGGAAAGAT gccaagaaaaagatatATAAAGATCCTCGCTATGACGCGGTTGGTTCCTCAACTCTTCGGGAGGAACTGTTTAATACATTTATTAAAGACAGGGGATTTCAACATAAGCCTGAACAAAATGCTGCATTACAACCAAATTCACCGACCACGTACGGTCAagcagaaggagaggaaCGAGAAGAACGGAGAAAGAAAGCCGTCAAGGAACGAGAAGAGAAGGTTAACGCAGAGCGTCGTCGTTTAGATGCTGATATAGAGCGGTCAAAAATGggaattgacaaagaagaaggggaaagaaCTTTTAG GACTTTACTTACAGATGCTATCCGCGAGTCACAG GTCACATGGGATGATATTGTGCCCCAACTAAAAACTGATCTGCGCTTCACCAACTCGCCTTTGTCTCTCAATCATCAATTACGCCTATTCCACGAACATCTATCCCATTTACGAGACAAGCAATTAACCGGGTTGCATGCACTTTTTGAAGCTCATGCTCCATCCCTTGCCACTAAGTTCCACACCCTCCCCTTAGAAACAATTCTTTCTTCCGCACCAGCAAAAAAATTGGGATATAATATTGATCAGATTGAAGCTGACTTCGATAAATGGCAGAGAGAACGGACAACTGCAGCGCGCATTGCTTTTGATGAAATGATGGAAGAAAATTCTTTCGTGGAATTCTGGGGCCGTCTGCGCAAAATAGGGGGCGAGGATGTAGCCGGAAACCTTCAAATAGAAGGTGACGATATTGGCGAAGATGGTGAAGACAAGGTCGATATGAAGGCGTTAGCCAAGAATATTGACATCAGGGAGATGGAAAACGTTTTGAAA CATGATAAACGTTATATTACATTTGAACACATTCCAGATGAAAGGGAACGATGGATTAGG GACTATATTTCCCGCTTATCGGCGCCAAAATTGTCGGTGCATGTCGACGGATAA
- a CDS encoding putative transporter (putative transporter C1002.16c) — MTSINSEISVNHQKTLTKKVLWKLDCHILPPLALLWLANFIDRSNVGNARIAGLEKDTHLKGNQFNTVLAVFYVSYLLVELPSNMLLKKMKPNRWIPLLVCLWGVITTLSALGLLKEVCSQESFVLDPLLEHHLQTSRATAKDISHRVASLSGAFGGLLATAILKMDGVGGLAGWRWIFILEGLATVISSFIAAYFLPESLETASFFTDEERKFASKVFRHSKLSSGNLCYVCPNIETFSPIRKDLEEKANTEGQFESTSSSLPAQNEEEFEWREVFRGIWEIQVWLTGLAYFGLIVSLYSYSLFLPTIVAGLGYTGSEAQLHTGE; from the exons ATGACTTCAATCAACAGCGAAATTAGCGTAAATCATCAGAAGACATTGACGAAGAAAGTCTTGTGGAAGCTGGATTGTCATATTTTGCCACCTCTTGCACTT CTTTGGCTGGCGAATTTCATCGACAGGAGCAACGTTGGAAATGCACG AATTGCAGGACTTGAGAAGGATACACACTTAAAGGGGAATCAATTTAACACAGTATTGGCTG TATTTTATGTATC ATATCTCCTCGTTGAACTACCGTCTAACATGTtgctgaagaagatgaagccTAAC CGGTGGATTCCTCTTCTCGTGTGCTTGTGGGGTGTTATCACCACTCTTTCGGCTCTG GGTCTTTTGAAGGAGGTTTGCTCCCAGGAATC CTTTGTGTTAGATCCTTTACTTGAGCACCATTTACAAACGTCACGAGCTACAGCTAAG GACATATCACACAGAGTCG CGTCACTCTCCGGTGCCTTCGGAG GCCTTCTTGCGACGGCCATTTTAAAAATGGACGGTGTAGGAGGCTTGGCTGGTTGGAGATGGATCTTT ATTCTAGAAGGGCTGGCAACAGTAATTTCAAGCTTCATTGCGGCTTACTTTCTACCGGAGAGCCTCGAAACAGCGTCATTCTTCACAGATGAGGAAAGGAAATTTGCAAGTAAGGTATTCAGGCACTCAAAATTGTCCTCAGGAAACTTATGTTACGTGTGCCCAA ATATCGAAACTTTTTCCCCTATTCGAAAGGATCTTGAAGAAAAGGCCAACACTGAGGGTCAATTTGAAAGTACATCTAGCTCTTTGCCAGCGCAGAATGAAGAGGAATTCGAATGGAGAGAAGTGTTTAGAG GGATATGGGAAATTCAAGTATGGCTCACAGGACTCGCTTATTTTGGCCTTATCGTCAGCTTATATTCGTATTCTTTATTCCT TCCCACCATAGTCGCCGGTCTAGGTTACACTGGCTCTGAGGCGCAGCTTCATACCGGTGAGTAA
- a CDS encoding Ras GTPase-activating-like protein rng2 has product MDRSNSLSSSSSNAHNGSRPASSGPFAYQTRLLERTSSRGGSSSLSRSSSQSSISILTNSTGSSVGSVVPRRWTPSHRVGNSLDAVRGKWEERSRESYIEDVLNASSTPTKEPLRSRSHSVANNTNASATFDNHNFLDPDRPLTPTSITSTPTRDNHTTPKYLKRQTLPAPIITTPLSPNSTGVSVEVDSSLSSTPQRIHIPHVASTNAIPSFHVNTKDDLSNTFVGQHISSSGSTQTRVHRAHTLDSSTPQWMGTITPRSDRANAKSPQQSESPNLTEYLFVKNSGPGTTAESPVKRSFPRPLSRNGTVTSNSRDLPSPNTSSSSTPGSSPMHPTPYRSSYMANKKADSYSEILSVTGKRRLGNHLPRIASGDADDSWVDDSQPQRTESSPTQRTRALQSRDISTDRHQAKVSPSGVVHNDGIAGLPGRIPLKAPNPNMIAPTPSSRLLGGSWADKQRHLLHAYEYLCHVGEAQQWIEGCLGEELEFGVVEMEEGLRNGVVLAKLVRTFMGDAAVRKIYEAPKLDFRHSDNINHFFKFVRDVGLPEGFIFELTDLYEKKNLPKVIYCIHALSHLLARRGMAQRIGNLLGHLHFSDDQLQQTQKGLKEAGVPMPNFGNVGRELAKEINEEPEVEIETDDERRDRLLLENESSIIMLQSRARGYLARKALVVFKGRIRLAERHVIKLQTQAKAVLVRRQLLAQRKSHDLLFSWAIALQARARAALVRQRWRARLRSLKRATNSIIGLQAQIRGVLQRRRYQRFKAALRKINFPTKFLQAAARGVLQRRTQKELTKSFIIPEIGTSIVGFQSHARAVLLRRRVAQRIRSLQYSSNSIISLQAHCRGLIMRRKMRSQIAKLENVTHVVISIQAAVRTYLARKRLLMLIRGLRKATSVIVGLQARARANLTRQRHVSLQKALVDVNTIKSVGRLQAFAKAAIIRNQHRELDKKLDVAMPDVLGIQAAARGAILRREYQAWKDHIQRNHPVATMLQALLRGAMQRRAFRQKIDYYRANLNKVVKIQSLFRAKETREQYRQLTLGKNVTVGTIKNFVHLLDDSEADFQEEIKVERLRKRVVEHIRENQALENDVHDLDVKIALVVQNLKSFEDVIKARRRHGGDSAALAAARVSLLAAHGDPFSGPNTLDQDARRKLELYQQLFYLLQIRGDYLTRLLVRLSMDGNPESSRRFTERVVLTLFGYGQDRREDFLLLKLFQTAIRDEIYNAPSIDDIIAGHPMYINIAVHYVRPRQVTYVRDSFQAIIRELIDADDLDLEADPSLIHRARLDVEEMRSGKPSPLPKNIPFREAVVDPDTRAIYIRHLQVLQWWTEAFVNAIVQSTKKMPYCMRFLARETILNLKEKFPGLPEEVYGACVARLVFYRYINPALITPEMFDIVPKTINITTAKKNLAQISQVLAQIASGVDFGDDKPSYVPINDFVRKAILQFSAWFNEVADVPDAETHFHAHEFMDATVQPKPIYISPNEIYTIHSLLLQHQDFLKSDHDDALKVILSELGGVPHLDNEELKEARDTAITLELTNRFAYVQDPLAEEKTLWVQAKRGVLAILRVQPAQDLLESLMQRVTENDEALWEEILEAEIENEIRQMPRRQPSTAVNDSAYRLEDIRSLKFAAVKALAISNLLELEKLGKITRDDGFQGILNAIAGDVRSKHRKRLQRQQEMESMNEALRQLAERKKYFEEQIDSYHNYVETAMNTMQKGKGKRRPVLPFSKQYFHLRDLQRTGQAPQFGSFLYSAKKLYDRGILLSIDQYSPRQFDKLQITMSSNRAGVFNLSLESTMLGVTSRIAAEDIRMEDLLQAKYEKKSSLPLFGGKVKVNFELFLFQINKKFYA; this is encoded by the exons ATGGATCGCTCAAACTCTCTGTCTTCCAGCTCCTCGAATGCACACAATGGCTCACGACCTGCTTCATCGGGCCCCTTTGCGTATCAAACGCGTTTATTGGAACGCACTTCTTCAAGAGGAGGCTCAAGCTCATTGTCACGAAGTAGCTCACAATCTAGCATTAGTATCTTGACCAATTCCACGGGATCGTCGGTTGGATCTGTTGTGCCCAGGAGATGGACTCCTTCACACAGGGTGGGAAACAGTCTGGACGCTGTACGAGGAAAATGGGAAGAACGGTCTCGAGAATCCTATATCGAGGACGTTTTGAATGCGAGCTCAACCCCGACGAAAGAACCGTTGCGATCTAGAAGCCACAGTGTAGCTAATAACACAAATGCCTCCGCCACTTTCGACAATCATAATTTCCTCGATCCCGATCGACCGCTTACCCCTACGTCAATTACTTCAACACCTACCAGGGATAATCACACTACCCCCAAGTATCTAAAGAGGCAGACGCTTCCTGCTCCTATCATAACAACCCCCTTATCTCCAAATTCCACAGGTGTATCAGTGGAAGTTGATTCATCACTTTCCTCCACCCCTCAACGAATACACATACCCCATGTTGCATCGACAAATGCCATCCCATCGTTTCATGTGAACACAAAAGACGACCTTTCGAATACTTTTGTGGGGCAGCACATATCCTCCAGTGGGTCTACCCAAACCCGAGTTCATAGGGCCCACACCCTAGATTCTTCTACGCCTCAATGGATGGGAACTATCACTCCGAGGAGCGACCGGGCGAATGCAAAATCCCCCCAACAATCTGAGTCTCCTAATTTAACAGAGTATTTGTTCGTCAAAAACTCAGGGCCTGGAACCACCGCCGAAAGTCCTGTAAAGCGATCATTTCCTCGTCCTCTGTCCCGAAATGGCACTGTCACCTCAAACTCGAGGGATCTACCATCACCCAACACCTCAAGTTCAAGTACTCCCGGATCATCCCCAATGCATCCGACTCCATACCGAAGTTCATATATGGCAAATAAAAAGGCGGATTCCTACAGCGAAATTTTGTCAGTCACCGGAAAGCGAAGACTCGGTAACCATCTTCCTCGCATTGCCAGTGGTGATGCTGATGATTCATGGGTCGATGATTCTCAGCCACAAAGGACAGAAAGCTCTCCAACTCAACGCACCCGAGCATTGCAGAGCCGAGACATCAGTACAGATAGGCACCAAGCCAAGGTGTCGCCTTCCGGTGTCGTTCATAATGATGGCATTGCAGGGTTGCCTGGTCGCATCCCTCTAAAAGCACCTAATCCCAATATGATTGCTCCTACTCCTTCTTCGCGTCTTCTCGGTGGCTCATGGGCCGATAAACAACGACATCTCCTTCACGCCTACGAATATCTATGTCATGTTGGAGAAGCCCAGCAATGGATCGAAGGATGCTTGGGAGAAGAACTTGAGTTTGGTGTTGTTGAGATGGAAGAGGGTCTTCGAAATGGCGTGGTACTGGCCAAACTTGTTAGGACATTCATGGGGGATGCTGCTGTCCGAAAAATCTATGAG GCGCCCAAATTAGATTTCCGACATTCCGACAATATCAACCACTTTTTCAAATTCGTACGAGACGTGGGACTCCCTGAG GGTTTTATCTTTGAGCTAACAGATTTGTacgagaagaagaacttGCCGAAAGTTATTTATTGCATTCATGCATTGAG CCATCTTCTTGCCCGGAGGGGTATGGCACAACGAATAGGCAATCTTTTGGGCCATTTACACTTTTCTGATGACCAGTtacaacaaacacaaaaggGGTTGAAAGAAGCAGGTGTTCCTATGCCAAACTTTGGTAATGTTGGTAGAGAGTTGGCAAAAGAAATCAATGAAGAACCCGAAGTCGAAATTGAGACCGATGACGAAA GGCGCGACAGGTTGCTTCTTGAAAACGAATCTTCGATTATAATGCTTCAATCACGTGCTCGTGGTTATCTTGCAAGGAAGGCCTTGGTCGTATTCAAGGGCAGAATTCGCCTTGCGGAACGGCATGTCATCAAATTACAAACCCAAGCCAAGGCAGTTTTGGTTCGCCGTCAACTGCTTGCTCAGAGAAAATCGCATGATCTATTATTTTCGTGGGCAATCGCACTTcaagctcgagctcgagctgcCTTGGTGAGGCAACGCTGGCGTGCACGTCTGCGCTCTTTGAAAAGAGCGACTAATTCTATAATCGGACTCCAAGCCCAAATACGGGGTGTACTTCAACGTCGACGATATCAGCGTTTCAAAGCTGCCTTGCGAAAGATCAATTTCCCTACAAAGTTCTTACAGGCCGCTGCTCGTGGTGTGCTTCAGCGACGGACGCAAAAGGAGCTCACGAAATCTTTTATTATTCCAGAGATAGGCACGTCCATTGTAGGATTTCAGTCTCATGCTAGAGCCGTACTCCTTCGACGCCGAGTTGCGCAACGTATACGCAGTCTGCAATACTCTAGCAACAGTATTATCTCCTTACAAGCTCATTGTCGAGGCCTGATAATGAGAAGGAAGATGCGATCTCAAATAGCCAAGTTGGAAAATGTCACCCATGTTGTCATTTCCATTCAAGCTGCCGTACGCACCTATCTAGCAAGAAAAAGATTGCTAATGCTCATTCGAGGCCTGCGGAAAGCAACCAGTGTCATTGTTGGTCTGCAAGCCCGTGCGAGAGCTAATCTCACTCGTCAGCGCCACGTCAGTTTACAGAAGGCCTTAGTGGATGTCAATACCATTAAATCTGTTGGTCGATTACAAGCATTCGCAAAGGCAGCTATCATTCGGAATCAGCACCGGGAGCTTGACAAAAAACTGGATGTTGCAATGCCTGATGTCCTTGGTATTCAGGCTGCAGCGCGTGGTGCCATTCTCAGGAGAGAGTATCAGGCCTGGAAAGATCACATTCAAAGAAATCACCCTGTCGCGACCATGTTACAAGCTCTATTACGCGGTGCCATGCAAAGACGCGCTTTCCGACAGAAGATCGATTATTACCGGGCAAACCTGAACAAAGTTGTCAAAATTCAATCTTTGTTCCGAGCTAAAGAGACTCGTGAGCAATACCGCCAGCTAACTCTGGGCAAGAATGTGACGGTCGGGACGATAAAAAACTTTGTACATCTATTGGACGATTCGGAGGCCGACTTCCAGGAAGAAATCAAGGTTGAAAGACTGCGTAAGCGCGTGGTTGAACATATTAGGGAAAACCAGGCTCTGGAAAACGACGTACATGATCTTGATGTGAAAATCGCTCTTGTCGTTCAAAACCTGAAGAGTTTTGAAGACGTGATAAAGGCACGGAGGAGACATGGGGGTGATAGCGCAGCTCTGGCGGCGGCCCGAGTCTCCCTACTTGCTGCGCATGGTGATCCTTTCTCTGGACCAAATACCCTGGATCAAGATGCTCGTCGGAAGTTAGAGCTGTACCAACAATTATTCTACCTGCTCCAGATCCGAGGTGATTACTTGACCAGACTCTTGGTTCGGCTTTCAATGGATGGCAATCCCGAATCGAGTCGCAGATTCACGGAGCGAGTTGTCCTGACTCTGTTTGGTTATGGCCAAGACAGGAGGGAGGATTTCCTGCTGCTCAAGTTATTCCAG ACTGCTATAAGAGACGAGATTTACAATGCGCCATCTATTGACGATATTATAGCTGGACATCCTATGTACATAAATATTGCCGTGCATTATGTTCGTCCTCGCCAAGTAACCTATGTTCGGGACTCATTTCAAGCCATTATTCGTGAGCTTATTGACGCCGAcgaccttgaccttgaggCAGACCCATCTTTA ATTCATCGTGCTCGCCTTGACGTTGAAGAAATGAGGTCAGGTAAACCTAGTCCACTTCCAAAGAACATTCCTTTCAGGGAAGCTGTGGTTGATCCCGACACAAGGGCGATTTATATTCGTC ATCTTCAGGTTCTGCAGTGGTGGACAGAAGCCTTCGTCAATGCTATTGTGCAGTCAACCAAGAAGATGCCATATTGCATGAGATTTCTGGCTAGAGAAACAATCTTGAACCTGAAG GAAAAATTCCCTGGATTACCTGAGGAGGTTTACGGGGCATGCGTCGCGAGACTGGTGTTTTATCGATACATTAATCCGGCTCTAAT CACCCCTGAGATGTTTGATATTGTGCCCAAAACTATTAATATTACAACCGCGAAGAAAAATCTGGCGCAGATTTCTCAAGTTCTTGCTCAGATCGCCAGTGGTGTTGACTTTGGTGATGACAAACCAAGCTACGTCCCTATAAATGACTTTGTAAGGAAGGCAATCCTTCAATTTTCCGCATGGTTTAATGAAG TTGCTGATGTACCGGACGCGGAGACACATTTCCATGCTCACGAATTCATGGATGCCACTGTTCAACCAAAGCCCATTTACATTTCCCCAAATGAAATATATACCATCCATTCCCTTTTGTTGCAACACCAGGATTTTTTG AAATCGGACCACGACGATGCTTTGAAAGTAATTCTATCTGAATTGGGTGGAGTTCCACATCTAGACAATGAAGAGCTTAAGGAAGCACGAGACACTGCTATCACTTTAGAATTAACCAACCGATTTGCTTACGTTCAAG ATCCTCTTGCAGAAGAGAAAACACTTTGGGTACAGGCTAAACGGGGGGTTCTAGCTATACTTCGTGTACAGCCCGCACAAGATTTGCTGGAATCACTGATGCAGAGGGTCACTGAAAACGATGAAGCTCTTTGGGAGGAAATTCTTGAGGCTGAAATTGAGAACGAGATCCGCCAAATGCCTAGGCGCCAACCATCCACTGCTGTGAACGATTCTGCGTATCGTCTAGAAGATATTCGCTC CCTGAAGTTTGCTGCCGTTAAAGCGCTTGCTATTTCAAATTTGCTTGAACTCGAGAAACTTGGGAAAATTACACGGGACGATGGTTTCCAGGGAATCCTCAATGCTATCGCCGGAGATGTGCGAAGTAAACATCGAAAGCGTCTTCAACGTCAACAAGAGATGGAGAGTATGAATGAAGCTTTACGCCAGCTGGCCGAGCGCAAGAAATACTTCGAGGAACAAATTGACAGCTATCACAACTATGTAGAGACTGCTATGAATACAATGCAGAAAGGAAAAGG AAAAAGGCGACCTGTTCTTCCTTTCAGTAAACAGTATTTCCACCTTCGTGATTTACAAAGGACAGGACAAGCTCCACAATTCGGCTCGTTTCTATACTCGGCCAAAAAGCTCTACGATCGAGGTATACTGCTATCAATTGACCAATACTCCCCCCGCCAGTTTGATAAATTACAAATCACTATGTCATCAAATCGAGCTGGTGTTTTTAATCTGTCACTTGAATCCACGATGCTTGGGGTTACATCTCGCATTGCAGCCGAAGACATACGCATGGAGGATCTTCTACAGGCGAAATATGAGAAAAAGTCGTCTTTGCCGCTATTTGGCGGAAAGGTCAAGGTCAATTTTGAGCTATTTCTTTTCCAGATTAACAAAAA GTTCTATGCATAA
- a CDS encoding 2-succinylbenzoate--CoA ligase: MAAQSWFPKRTLQQGISSNLSFCPPSHMDDVTISVVVEEILTAPGQMHETETRLVDGQLLRVYKNLWPDLRVFWLWAAREHKDAIYTVFEKQRFTFGQVFDRSLQAASIFYHVYGVRKGDRVVICSRNFPEVLVAFWACHLLGAVSALANAWSPLDALRYCISRTECKLIIVDPERADKLEPIAKELTLESGSNGILVLESDEGKGQWEGMKTWKAAFDDYKGDSQEILSLDPALTPEDNATILFTSGTTGMPKGVLSTQRQFLSNIFNASYAYFVTAGGRRAALRRGESIPPPPTGPQKAILLSVPLFHVTGLTSLTMLSTMVGLKIVMMRKWNPEEGRCFLNSIIVLVVPSMVSDLSDSSCSGHPLESLMFGGAPAHNSLAERAKQSFPTASLSQGYGLTETSSVAVGFAGEDYLARPMSCGLATPINDIVIVINDAVVPPNTVGEVWIRGPNVMKGYWKDPESTHKVLTKDGWFKTGDLGYLDQEGFLYIRDRIKDIIIRGGENIDSVSVENAIYADERVLEVAAVGVPDVRLGELVAVIVSIKPAYHGKVTETSLISQAQKSLPRHAVPVLVIIQNEPFERTPSGKILKADLRKMAAAIWLARSSKALNTTKL; the protein is encoded by the exons ATGGCTGCCCAATCCTGGTTTCCCAAGCGAACTCTTCAGCAGGGTATTTCGTCTAATTTATCTTTTTGCCCACCGTCTCATATGGATGATGTCACAATCTCTGTTGTAGTTGAGGAAATTCTCACTGCCCCTGGCCAGATGCACGAAACCGAAACCAGACTTGTAGACGGTCAATTGCTCCGTGTATATAAGAATCTCTGGCCAGATTTACGCGTCTTTTGGCTATGGGCAGCTCGCGAGCACAAGGATGCAATCTACACTGTATTCGAGAAGCAGCGCTTTACCTTTGGTCAAGTCTTTGACCGTTCCTTGCAAGCCGCTTCCATATTCTATCACGTGTACGGGGTTCGGAAAG GAGACAGAGTGGTTATCTGCTCACGAAACTTCCCAGAGGTTCTGGTCGCCTTTTGGGCTTGTC ATCTCCTTGGAGCTGTCTCTGCTTTGGCAAATGC TTGGTCACCTTTGGATGCATTGCGGTACTGTATTTCCCGCACAGAGTGCAAGCTCATAATTGTCGATCCGGAACGTGCAGATAAGCTAGAGCCTATTGCGAAAGAGCTTACTTTAGAATCAGGCAGTAATGGAATTTTGGTTCTTGAATCCGACGAAGGAAAAGGGCAATGGGAGGGCATGAAGACTTGGAAGGCTGCATTTGATGATTACAAAGGGGATTCTCAGGAGATTCTGTCCTTGGACCCTGCACTCACACCCGAGGACAACGCGACTATACTATTCACTTCTG GTACGACCGGCATGCCAAAGGGTGTTCTCAGTACCCAGAGACAATTTTTAAGCAACATATTCAACGCGAGTTATGCTTATTTT GTAACGGCAGGAGGTCGTAGGGCAGCTCTTAGACGAGGAGAAAGCATACCTCCACCACCGACTGGACCACAGAAGGCTATATTACTCTCTGTACCCCTGTTCCATGTCACAGGTCTGACCAGTTTAACG ATGCTGTCTACTATGGTTGGCTTGAAGATCGTTATGATGAGGAAGTGGAATCCTGAAGAAGGTAGATGCTTCTTAAATTCTATCATCGTTCTCGT TGTCCCTTCCATGGTCTCAGACCTTTCCGACAGTTCTTGCTCAGGTCATCCACTTGAATCTCTAATGTTTGGAGGAGCTCCTGCACATAATTCTTTGGCTGAGCGTGCCAAGCAATCTTTCCCTACAGCCAGCTT GAGCCAGGGATATGGTTTGACTGAGACTAGCAGCGTGGCAGTTGGTTTTG CTGGCGAAGATTATCTTGCTCGACCTATGAGTTG CGGTCTAGCTACTCCTATAAATGACATTGTCATCGTGATCAACGATGCTGTCGTCCCTCCAAATACTGTGGGCGAAGTTTGGATCAGAGGGCCAAATGTAATGAAAGGCTATTGGAAGGACCCAG AGTCCACTCACAAG GTCCTTACAAAGGATGGTTGGTTCAAAACCGGTGATTTAGGTTACCTTGATCAAGAGGGATTCTTGTATATTCGCGATCGAA TTAAGGACATAATAATACGCGGTGGAGAAAACATT GATTCTGTCTCAGTCGAAAACGCAATATATGCGGACGAAAGAGTCCTTGAAGTTGCAGCAGTCGGTGTTCCCGATGTGCGTCTAGGAGAACTTGTTGCAGTGATAGTTTCTATCAAGCCCGCGTACCATGGCAAAGTAACTGAAACTTCACTTATCTCACAAGCGCAAAAAAG TTTGCCACGACATGCAGTTCCCGTATTGGTAATCATACAGAATGAACCATTCG AACGAACGCCATCCGGAAAAATTCTCAAGGCAGACCTTCGTAAAATGGCTGCCGCAATATGGCTAGCAAGATCGTCGAAAGCATTGAACACCACAAAATTGTGA